A window from Manis javanica isolate MJ-LG chromosome 10, MJ_LKY, whole genome shotgun sequence encodes these proteins:
- the LOC108402338 gene encoding olfactory receptor 9K2-like has translation MGDKGGDNHTEVTDFILVGIRVRPELHSLLFLLFLIVYGMVLLGNLSMIGIIVTDPRLNTPMYFFLGNLSIIDLSYSTVIVPKAMVNILSQKKTISFVGCVAQLFLYALFMVTEAFVLAAMAYDRFIAICNPLLYTVRMSRNLCIQLVAGSYLCGWLSSILQISVTFSMSFCASRVIDHFYCDSNPIEKISCSNIFMNKMVSLSLAVLIILPTIVVIVVSYMYIATTVLKIPSSEGRRKAFSTCSSHLGVVSLLYGTVSFVYLTPPSNPELRKVASVCYILFTPMLNPLIYSLRNKDVKDAMRKVLWKKKVLL, from the coding sequence ATGGGTGACAAGGGAGGAGACAACCACACAGAGGTGACTGACTTCATTCTTGTAGGCATCAGGGTCCGTCCAGAGCTCCACAGTCTCCTTTTCCTACTATTCCTGATTGTTTATGGGATGGTTCTTCTGGGGAACCTTAGCATGATTGGCATCATTGTGACTGATCCCCGGCTGAACACCCCAATGTATTTCTTCCTAGGCAATCTCTCCATCATTGACCTCTCCTACTCCACTGTTATTGTACCCAAAGCCATGGTCAACATCCTGTCTCAGAAAAAGACCATATCCTTTGTAGGCTGTGTGGCTCAGTTATTTCTTTATGCACTCTTCATGGTAACAGAGGCCTTTGTCCTGGcagccatggcctatgaccgcttcATTGCCATCTGCAACCCACTCTTGTACACTGTCCGCATGTCAAGAAATCTCTGTATCCAGTTGGTGGCTGGTTCCTATCTTTGTGGTTGGCTCAGTTCCATCCTTCAAATCAGTGTAACATTCTCAATGTCTTTCTGTGCTTCCCGAGTCATTGATCACTTCTACTGTGACTCAAACCCAATTGAGAAGATCTCTTGTTCCAACATCTTTATGAATAAGATGGTGTCACTTAGTTTGGCTGTCCTCATAATTTTGCCCACAATAGTTGTTATTGTAGTGTCTTACATGTATATTGCGACCACAGTTTTGAAGATTCCCTCCAGTGAGGGGAGGAGGAAAGCCTTCTCCACTTGCAGCTCCCACCTGGGGGTTGTAAGTTTGCTCTATGGGACTGTCTCCTTTGTCTATCTCACGCCTCCAAGCAACCCTGAACTTCGTAAAGTGGCTTCAGTATGTTACATTTTGTTCACGCCTATGTTGAATCCTCTGATTTATTCTCTAAGAAATAAGGATGTTAAAGATGCCATGAGAAAAGTCCTTTGGAAGAAAAAAGTTTTACTTTAA